The window GAACTCCACGGCCGTCCTCCGATTGTGGGATTTGACGGGAGGAGCGGCCACGGCGCCCGCCGAATACTCGGCCGGTGCGATTTGTGGAGAAGGCTTCATAGCTCGGGATGTTACAACGGTGAAACAACGTGGGCTACATTTCCAGCGACGGCTCCCAAAAACCCCGACCCAAATCACGCCGGATGGTCTACAcgggttttggatttttttttgctcccattTCAAGCCAATAAGAAGACGCACATTGGCTGCCGTGTGACTGACCGGGCAAAAAAGAATGAGTTTTCTCTTTTGGCCCGGTGGAAAAGACTGGCGCCCGTGAGCTACTCCGTAGACGGCCGGATGTATGGCCATCCGGACCGTAGCCATCGGCGGATGCCCACAATGGGACGGCCGTGCCAAAAGGGGGGTGCGTCGGTCCGTCCTTCATCTCAAGTGGTGTCGGACGCCGTCGTCTCGCTCTGCCTGGCGTGCGCTACGTTACGCCGGTgctaaaaagtcataaaaagaaaGTCCAATTGGTGGGGCTTTTATGGCTGGGAAGAAAATGTCAGCAAAGAGACTTCCCCGGAGGgcggatctaaaaaaaaaaaaaaaaagcggacgTTTTGTGCTGACGCCACAAATTGGACCGGCCTCAAATATGGCTGTCTCTGTGCGTGCGCTGGCTCGCTCACGCACCTTTTGCGTCATTCGAAGGACAAAAGTGGGGGAGTCGGCCAGCGCCCCACTTCAAATGGGATTGGACACCTAGCGCCGTCCATGCGCAGAGACAATGAGCAAATAGTAAAAGCGTCCACTTGGCTCGTAAAGAAAGAAGGGAATGAGAAATGCGGGTCCACATCCCGTCCGTGCAAAGTGGCGCCCACTTGGTTTTCCCCCAACCTCATTTAAAGACGGTGGCGCTGTGGACAAATGGCAAGTTCCGTGTTCCCTCCGTCCATTTCCCTCTATCACATCTCGAGAAATGACGTATGTCAGGGTGtgtttgaagaagaagaagaagaagaagaagaaagcaaaGATACGTAAGGCACAAAGTGACAAAGAAGAAAGCAAAGGTAATTCAAGTGGAAGAGAAAGCCTGGGTGGCAGGAGATGTGGCAGAAGGTGTAAGCACTTGCTAATTGAACCAATCTCATTTTCTCCTCCTGACACTTGGGCTTCCCCCCCACGGCGCCACGAAATGTGCTGTCAAAATCAGCTTGGAAAAAATGTGCCATTGACAACTTTTTTGCCGGCTCCGGCGCACCGGGAGCTTCCCCCCGCGCCCACACGCCGTCCGTCCCGCTCCCCACATCCACGTCAAGGATACCATGAAGACTTTTCAACCAGCGCCTTTCTCCAGGAACCAGTGACTGGCTCAGGGACAAATGGCAAGTTTCTTAAGGCCAACCAAATAGGAAACAAATAGGATAAGGTCCTTCCCAAGCTGGGCCACCAGGAACTTGTGTTAAAGGATGCGAGACCGACGGGGAAAGGCCTTTTCTTGCGGACCCCGTTGACAGACGCTTCCTCTCAGAAACGCCGTCCGTCTACCCCACCCACCCCTCCCTCGCCTCTGTCCGGCCCGGCCCGTTCCGCCGCCCCCGCGGACGAGCGGCCAAAGAAGCCGAGCGGGCCCAACCCCGTCGCCCTCGTCCTCGGCGGGTCATCCGTCACCGCGGCCATCGCGGCTCAAATCTTCCCCGCCGTTAATATCCCTGTCACTCGGCGCCCCGCCCGGCGACGTGCGCTCGGGGCGCGGGGGGAGTCGGTGTGGAGGAGTGCCGCTGAGTGACAGCCAATCGCCGTCGGCGGCGATAAAACTACTCGTAATGTAACACAGATGATAAGAAAATAATGgactctccctctcgctctggGCCCGAGCGGCGACATCCATCACCGACAACTTTCCCGCCCCAGAAAAATAATAACACTTTTTATCAGCGCGACGCATTGAAGAAGGCCCCCGCCCCGCCGACGTTCCCTTTGCGGAAGGCCGGCGTGTCGCCGTCTCCcctcctccccaaaaaaaaacatcctcggCCTGGGACTTGAAGTTGTTGTTACTTGAGATGGGAACCACAAAACGCAGAGGATTGATTCACGGGGCGCcgacccccacaaaaaaaagcgAGACAAGGCAAAGCTCCTGACCTCGCCGAGTCGTCGAGCCGTGGCCGGAGCGTGCCTCGCTCTGTTTGCTAGTCATTAGTTTGTTTGTCTCCGATCAACAAACACGACCGGCTGCCCCGGGGCTTTTGGGGAAGGAAGCTCGGCTCCCTCTTTCCGGCTCACAAAGTCAAATGCCGGCGACCCGCGGCACAAACCCACCGAATGGAAGTCACCGACGCtttgataaaaaacaaaaaaaggagactCCGCCGTTCCCGTGTCGCTCAAAGCACAGTATGGATATTTGTTTGTCGAGAGCATCCGCTTCAGCGCCGGACCGCTTGGGACTCGTGGGCGCCAATCTTTGGGTGCACCGGATAAAGAAAATCAGgcaatggatgtttttgggcCCATTTTATTTGGCGTGAGGAAGACAACAAAGATGGTCTCAAGTCAAAATCACAACCATTCAAAGCCGGATAGAAAAAGAGCCACGCCTTATTCGGGGGGGCGGGAAAGGAGAGCCGGCGGTGTTTCCCAGTCGGAGCGTGGCCCCCTTCGGCGTCCTACATGGACGGCGCCCCCAGGCCCGACATGGCTGCGGGCACAAGCCGACTCTggcttaacaaacaaaggttcTCCTCCGCCGCCGTCCAAAGCGGGCGCTCACCTTGCAGCCCGCAGACGTCGGGCGGCGGCGAGGAGGTGGGTCTCACCACCGGCGCAAAGGCGCTCTTGGCTTTTGCGTTTGCGGAGAAGGCGAAGACGCCGTGGGCGGAGCCGCAGTTGCCCGCCGGCCCGGACACCACTGAAACGGCACGGACAAAAGATCCAGGGAGACGTCGGGCCGGAAGCGCGGACGGGGCGGGCCGGGAACGTCCGCTTACTGCCGTAGGGCGATCCGCCGGAGGAAGCGCCCAGAAAGCCGGCGGTGGACGCCGCCCCCGCGTAGCCCTCCGTGCCGTCGCCGTAGCTACTCTGCTGGGAGGCATAACCGCGGGGGGACGCCTGTCCGTTGCGAGCGTAgccgcctttaaaaaaaatgatgataataatagaGGGCCGCGCCTCTCCACGCCGGCGCAACCTTTCACCTTGAGCGGCCTGGCTGACGGCAAAGGAGTTGACGGCGGCGTCGGGCAGCTGCGCGGCGCCCCGAGGGACGCCGTAGAGCGCTTCGGCCACGTCGGCGGCACGCTTCAGGATCATCTCCTTTGGCGGAGCGGGGAGGAGCGAGGGAAGTGAAGGAAGGCTCCCGTTGGCCGGCGAGCGCCTCACCTGGTTGCCGTGCGGCGTCCCGTACAAGGCTTCCACCGTGTCGGCGGCCCGCTTCAGCAGCACTTCCTGTCCGGTGGGGAAAGTGGGCGCATTTCCCCCTTTAGTTTGTTTGCTCCCCGAAGCCATTGAGTCCAAGCAAATGAGCAAATCTCCTTTCTTGCCACCCGAGCGCACTGGCCCATTTGACGGCCTGCGCCTTGTTGTTTGCCAAGCGACTTACCATTGGCCCGCTTGGCGCCTACCTTACGTCCATGGCATTCATTCTAGGCGCTCCACTGGTCCGCGAGCGTCCCCCCCCCGGGGGAGGTCACGCTCGCGGACTCGTACCCTCGCGCGTGACGTGGAGCCCAGGCGAGGGGCGTTGGTCGCGCTCAGATAGCCATCTCCCGTCTGGTAATGGGCCTTTCCGGCGGTCTCACCTTGGGCAGCCTCTCCGGGTCTCCGGGGTGACGTGGAATGACCTTCTGTAACCTCTGGAATCCGTAATCGATGGTGGGCTCGTTCAACGCTGTCCGGGACAGAGGTTGCCGGAAGGGCCAAGAGGGGGGAATTTGGACCCGTGCCGCCGTCAaccgacgccgccgccgacgccaCCGCCACCTTACCCGTGTAGACGAAGCGTCCGGGCGCCCCTCTGCAAAAGTGCTTGGACTTGTAGGACAGGGTGACCTCCACCACCCCCGGGATGTGGCGGGGGGGACTTTGCACGCGGATGGCGTGCGGCGTGATGAGCTGTGGCGGACGTTGGAAGGCACGTCAAGTCACGTCACGGGGCAGAGGACCGGGGAGGCTCACCTCGCTCCACACCAACATGCTCCCGAAGACCACCTGGAGGCCGTCGAAGAAGTTCTCCCCGATGAGGATGACGGCGGCACCCCCCGTCGTCCAACCTTCGCCGGGACTCACCACCTTGATGCACGGACACGCTGCCGAGGGACAAAAGCCAAGTGGGGCCATTGCCTCCGCTCCCCTTCACCCGATCCCCGGGGCGGGCCCGGGGACCGGGCGGCGCCTCGCCGGAGAGGACGCCGAGGGGCACGGGCGTACCTTCGACGGGCTCGGGCCTGCGAGCTCGCCGCCCGTGTTTGGAGTTGTTGTGCACGAACATGTTGTCGGAGACGGCCAGGACGTGCCCGTCCACGTTGACCGTGGTGGACACGGCCACCTCCCGACGCAGCAAAACAAAGACGCGGCCGACCACTTAGTTGAGTTGCGTCTCGGCGGCGAGCCTCAAATGCAACAATCCCAGTCGGGAGGCAAGAGGAATGTCCCCTCCCCCAAAGGCAAGAAGgttacgcccccccccccccccctccctctcctTTCCACCCATCAATGATCAACGCATTTCACCTGGAACCTCCTCATGTCTCTCGGGTTGCCGGCGTTTTTCAGACAATTCTGGTTACACTTGAGGAAAAACTTGAGGAAAAATCTGCAGACAAAACCAAAGCCTGTTAATTTTCCAAAAACAGGTGCGGCAAAAGGACACGCCTCTGCCCCCGCTTAGCCAGCTGAAGCGGTTTAAGGCCGGTCGGCTCTCCCTACGCCTACCTGTCGATGACAACGGGATCCGACGGCGTCTCGTTTCTGTTCCCGCAGCTCTTCTTGTCGCAGCAGCGGCTgaggaagagggggggggggggggggagccgaCGACGGAAGGAATGAAAAGGATacaaaaaggaaaggaaaaggaAAGGATGACAAGGCTGCAACAAGGAGTTTGGAGGGCCACTCGCACCCTGGCCCACCTGCACATGATCTCGTGGGTCAGCAGAACTCGGCACATCTCGGGATTCTTGTCTTGACCCTCGTAGACGATGGCCTGACACGCACACGCCGTGCTTCCCAATTTGCTCCGGGGGGCAAATGTCAAAAGGCTGCCCGTCGACGGCTCACCTGCTTACTGACTGAATCGATGAGTCGCACGTAGACGTCCTGCTGCGTCCTCGCCCCTGCGTGCGCACGAGCCGCCGGCGTCAAGAGCGGCGAGGGCGACGGCGGGGGCGACGGCGGGGGCTGATGGCGGGGGCGACGGCGGGGGCGACGGCGGGGGCGACGGCGGGCCGGCCGACGGCGGGCCGGCCGACCGACCGGCCGACCTACGATTACGCACCGTTGCCGTAGAGCAGCCCGAGCTTGTAGTGGATCCCGTTGTTGGTCGCTTCCGGGCCGGGCTCCTGGAGAGGCAAAAGAGGCAGGCGGCTGAGCGGCACGCCGACACGGCGACACGGGGACGGCCGCCCGTTCCACACTCACCTTGTCCTTCTCCACAAAGTCCAAGTAGGACGTCCTCTCGATCTCCACCGGCTGGCCCCGCCGGTCGTAAAGCGCCAGGACGAAATGGAAGAAGTTGGACTTGCGCAGGTTGGACGGCGGCTGCTTCTCAAAGTGGGCTCGGGCCAAGCCCCCTCCCGCGCCGGGCCAGCCGCCTCGCGCGCACAGGTCGGGGCACATGTTCGGGGGAGGAGAAAACAATCAATGCCATTTCCATTTGCTAATGCCAGAAGAAGGGACTGTTTCCACCAGACACAATGGAATGCACGGACGGCCAAGCGTGGGCGCAGAGAGCAGACTTGAGCGCCACCCTAACCCTAGGTCAACATGCAATGGAAGGCTTgagctacccccccccccccccctctcgtctgctttttttttttttcaagcttgcGCGGGGGCACCGTACGACCAGTTCCGATATTACCGGCCGCCGGGCTCGGGTAATTCCCCCCGGGTCCCGCCCCCTTCGCCCTTTCCGCTCCTTTTGCTCCCTTTACCTCTCGGCGGGCAGCGTCCAGGGGCGGCCCGCCGACGGCTCCTCCTTCGGGCCGGCCGCGGAGCCTCGCGGGGGGCCGTCCCGGATGGGGAACATCCTCTGGACCGTCCGGAAAGAGAGCCCGGTCCGGGAGCGACGACTATGGCGTTGCTCTGGAAGAGGGAGGGCACTTGTTCGCCAAAAGAAGGGCCCGAGAAAAAGAATAGATTTGActtgatttgctttttttttttgcttttgctccGCGTCACAATTTGGGGCGCCGCTGAGAGAAAATGACTTGGGAGAATTTGAGAGCCAGAGAGAATGGGTCGCGCACCCCGAGAATCAAAGAACGCAAAAAGGCCGCCTCAGACTTTTTCCCCAAAGACCGCCAAAGCGAGGAGGAAGCGGACGACTCTCACCCTACCGGCCCCCCAGGACCGGATGGCGAAACCCCGAAAGcccgcggtggcggcggtggagTGGGCGGGGACCAAGGGATGCGGGGAGAGGGGGGGCCAGACGGCGGACCAACCGCCGGCCGGCGGACCTCCCCCTGGCCCGGGGCTGGCCACGCCCCCACCCCCTTGCGCGTAATGTCAAGTGATGGAGAACAAGGAGAAGAACAAGTGCAATAGAAACTGGTTTTGAGTGTACTTTAACGGGATGTGAAAAGtcccggtgtgtgtgtgtgtgtgcgtgtgcgtgcgtgcgtgcgtgcgtgcgcgcgcgcgcgTGCGTGCGGGCGTGCGTAGGTGGGTTTGTGGGTGAGGGTTGTCCCCCGTGATTTAGGTGGCAAGTGACATCTACCGGATGGCAAGTCACTGACTCGGGTGATTGTGCGACATTGATGAAAACGACATGGATTTCTCCCATTTTACTCCTCCTCTGGTCTCCATGGTC is drawn from Stigmatopora nigra isolate UIUO_SnigA chromosome 18, RoL_Snig_1.1, whole genome shotgun sequence and contains these coding sequences:
- the LOC144211401 gene encoding transcription factor COE3-like isoform X1 → MCPDLCARGGWPGAGGGLARAHFEKQPPSNLRKSNFFHFVLALYDRRGQPVEIERTSYLDFVEKDKEPGPEATNNGIHYKLGLLYGNGARTQQDVYVRLIDSVSKQAIVYEGQDKNPEMCRVLLTHEIMCSRCCDKKSCGNRNETPSDPVVIDRFFLKFFLKCNQNCLKNAGNPRDMRRFQVAVSTTVNVDGHVLAVSDNMFVHNNSKHGRRARRPEPVEACPCIKVVSPGEGWTTGGAAVILIGENFFDGLQVVFGSMLVWSELITPHAIRVQSPPRHIPGVVEVTLSYKSKHFCRGAPGRFVYTALNEPTIDYGFQRLQKVIPRHPGDPERLPKEVLLKRAADTVEALYGTPHGNQVRRSPANGSLPSLPSLLPAPPKEMILKRAADVAEALYGVPRGAAQLPDAAVNSFAVSQAAQGGYARNGQASPRGYASQQSSYGDGTEGYAGAASTAGFLGASSGGSPYGMVSGPAGNCGSAHGVFAFSANAKAKSAFAPVVRPTSSPPPDVCGLQAMSGLGAPSM
- the LOC144211401 gene encoding transcription factor COE3-like isoform X2, with protein sequence MCPDLCARGGWPGAGGGLARAHFEKQPPSNLRKSNFFHFVLALYDRRGQPVEIERTSYLDFVEKDKEPGPEATNNGIHYKLGLLYGNGARTQQDVYVRLIDSVSKQAIVYEGQDKNPEMCRVLLTHEIMCSRCCDKKSCGNRNETPSDPVVIDRFFLKFFLKCNQNCLKNAGNPRDMRRFQVAVSTTVNVDGHVLAVSDNMFVHNNSKHGRRARRPEPVEACPCIKVVSPGEGWTTGGAAVILIGENFFDGLQVVFGSMLVWSELITPHAIRVQSPPRHIPGVVEVTLSYKSKHFCRGAPGRFVYTALNEPTIDYGFQRLQKVIPRHPGDPERLPKEVLLKRAADTVEALYGTPHGNQEMILKRAADVAEALYGVPRGAAQLPDAAVNSFAVSQAAQGGYARNGQASPRGYASQQSSYGDGTEGYAGAASTAGFLGASSGGSPYGMVSGPAGNCGSAHGVFAFSANAKAKSAFAPVVRPTSSPPPDVCGLQAMSGLGAPSM